GAGTTTGAACTAGTAAACAATTAAATTAAGGAGATTGTTGACATAACCTGCCAAATCAAACCAAGTTCACCATATGTAATGGCTTAATCAAATAGGTTTTCTTTATCCCaatataaaattagaaaaaggaaaagaaacaattttattgatattcatgtcatttatttaaTACAATAATAATAGAAGGGTACATACATATACACatagatgaagatgaagattaaACCCTAGAAAATTGGAAGGGAAATGCAGGACCATCCAATGCCAACAACCTATTTTGATTTTGAATAAAGATACCAGCTGAAGCACATCTAGGCCTATCACAACTTGGGCATGATTCAGTCGGACACCACACAAAATTGTAAACTCCTCCATTGTTTTGAATATTGAAGTAATCTTCTCCTGCAGTCACTATGAACCTCCTTCCACTCTCTCTATCTTCTTCCCCGACTGTCCAACTAGTTGTCTGTACGCAGGTTGTCGCCGCTTGAAACGTTACTGTCAAGTCCCTCGACTCCTTGATCACTGTCTCTCCCTCTTCGAAAGGTTTGAATATCACCGGAATTCCCTGTGATGTTATCGGACGCCTCAGCGGTTCTTGACCCACGTACAATGGGCATGAATTGTTGCGGTCCACTAGAGTTAGACCCCCTGCAACATCAGTAATACCGGGGACTATGTTGTATTCTATGCCACTCTGGACGGGCTGTCCATCAGTGTCTAGCACCGCTGGCTGAGCCGCAGTGCTTATGACCATAAATGCCCAGACAGTTAAGCTTATAGCTGTAATGAATTTCATGGCTGATTGTTTGAGTTTAGAAGATGATAGATGATATTGCTATTTTTGTAGTGCTGTGCTATTTATAGGGAATTCATGCGGTTGTAGTTTGATTCACGGCAATTGAAATTGATTGTTTACTTGCAGATAAGTAAATGGTAAGGAATTTTGCAACTCACAACTTCTTATGGTCATTTTTG
The DNA window shown above is from Euphorbia lathyris chromosome 1, ddEupLath1.1, whole genome shotgun sequence and carries:
- the LOC136210825 gene encoding kunitz type trypsin inhibitor 104-like — protein: MKFITAISLTVWAFMVISTAAQPAVLDTDGQPVQSGIEYNIVPGITDVAGGLTLVDRNNSCPLYVGQEPLRRPITSQGIPVIFKPFEEGETVIKESRDLTVTFQAATTCVQTTSWTVGEEDRESGRRFIVTAGEDYFNIQNNGGVYNFVWCPTESCPSCDRPRCASAGIFIQNQNRLLALDGPAFPFQFSRV